Genomic segment of Mastomys coucha isolate ucsf_1 unplaced genomic scaffold, UCSF_Mcou_1 pScaffold23, whole genome shotgun sequence:
aaattatcactatttgcagatgatatgatagtatacttaagagaCCCCACAAATcataccagagaacttctaaacctcaTAAATAACTTCgacaaagtagctagatataaaattaactcaaacaaatcagtggccttcctctacacaaaggataaacaggttcagaaagaaattagggaaacaacacccttcacaatagtcataaatagtataaaataccttggtgtgactctaactaagcaagtaaaagatctgtatgacaagaactttaagtttctgaagaaagaaattgaacaagatctcagaaaatggaaagatctcccatgctcatggattggaaggattaatatagtaaaactggccatcttgcggaatgcaatctacagattcaatgcaatccccatcaaaattccaactcaattcttcatagacttggaaagaataatttgcaaattcatctggaataacaaaaaacctaggatagtgaaaaccattctcaacaacagaagaacctctggtggaatcatcatccttgACCttaagttatactacagagcaattgtgataaaaactgcatggtattggtacagtgacaggcaagtggatcaatggaatagaattgaagatctaAAAATTAAACCACACAcctatgaccacttgatctttaacaaaggagctaaaactatccagtggaataaaagacagcattttcaacaaatgctttTGGCTCAACaagtggttagcatgtagaagaatgcaaatcgatccacacttacttccttgtacaaagctcaagtccaagtggatcaaggacttccacataaaacctgatacactgaaactaatagaaaagaaagtggggaagaaccttgagcctatgggcacaggggaaaatttcctgaacagaacaccaataactcatgctctaagatcaagaattgacaaatgggacctcataaaactaccaagcttctttaagaaaaatgatactgtcaataggacaaaacggcaagcaacagattgagaaaagaactaccaatcctatatcagatagaggactaatatccaatatatataaagaactgaagaagttagactccagggaatcaaataaccctattaaaaattggggtacagagttaaacaaagaattctcaactgatgaatactgaatggctgagaagcacctaaagaaatgttcaacatccttagtcatcagggaaatgtgaattaaaacaactctgagattctacctcacaccagtcagaatggctaagaccaaaaactcaggtgacagcaggtgctggattggttatggagaaagaggaacactcctccatttcttgtGGAactgcaagatggtacaaccactctgaaagtcagtttggtggttcctcaggatattggacatagaactaccagaggacccagccatactactactggccatatacccagaagatactccaacatgtaataaggacacatgcttcactatgttcatagcagccttatttataatagtcagaaactggaaacaacccaaatgtcactcaacagagaaatggatacagaaatgtggtatactcagctattaaaaacaatggaattcatgaaattcttagggaaatgaataatagatctggagaatatcattctgagtgaggtaacccaatcataaaacaACAGACATGGCAtgtactgataagtggatattagcccaggagctcagaatacccaaaatacaatccacaaaccaagagaaattcaagaagagcaaagtgtggatgcttcattccttcttagaaggcagaacaaaatactcatctaaagagttgcagagacaaactatggagcagagactgaaagaaggacaatccagagactgctccatctgagagtcctttccatattcaatcatcaaacccagacactattgtggatgtcaacaagtgctggctgatacgagcctgaaatagctgtctcctgagaggctctgacagtgcctgactaatacagaagtagagactcacaaccatccattggactgagcatagggtctccagtgaaggagctagagaaaggacccatgtagctgaagagtttgcagccccttaggacaaacaaaaatatgaactagtaccctcagagctcccagggactaaaccatcaaccaaagagcatacatgggaggactcatggctccagcagcatatgtatagaagaggatggccttagtcagtcatcaatgggaggagatgcccttggtcttgtgaaggtttatgccccagtatgggggaatgccagggccagtaagcaggagagggtgggttggtgagcagggggaggggaggaaacagggtttgtttttgtttttgttgttttttgttttagttgttgatattttttcagaggggtattTCACTAGaagaagagatatcatttgaaatataaataaagaaaatattaaaaaagaattaaaaaattaaaaagctaatATATAACTTAATTTGTATCCTGATAGATGActtgtaaatatataataagtaCTTTTTTTCCAACCATCATCATCACTTCTGGGAAAGATGGTAACATAAGGCCCAGAAGTCATTCCTGCTGGCTCTATTAAATGCTGGGGACTACAGGGGATTGTAAATTTATAGGTGTTTTGTATTCATAATAAATCCCAAGTCTCAAGAGCATCACATAGAAACTACATAACAACACACTAATGACTATAGGTCCTTAGAAGCTAGAGGTAATTTACTTTAGGACATTGAGTTTGCTCTATTAGATGAATATTGGTAATTCACTTGAGCCAAAAATTTTAATACAGTGTTTGACACGTGTGTAAGGAATCAGGTGATATATCTTTGAATGTAATAATAGTTATCTGTTACATAAAAGAGAAACCATGCAATTTATAAAAACTTCATTTTATGTGCTGAACCTAGGTAAGTGTCCAATATCATTTATCACAATAATATGATATCTCATAGAGGAACAGTTGGGATAACAATCATGTTCATGCACATGTAATATCTTAGTAATACATGGCAGTATTTGTTTCAGTAGTCTCTCCAGTAGCTAATATCTCCTGCCTATTTTTTTATCATCCTTTTCTGTTACTTATTTATGACTGGAGGACAATCTGGAGGAATGGTTTACAGTCCAAATTTAACCAGCTGTGGTACAGAGAGCCTCACTAGGAATCCATGACTCTGAAGTATTTCATTTCCTAAAGCTTTTCTGTAGGACATATTTAAGAGGACTCTGTATATTTCATATTAACTGACATACATCtccaaaagaaagagagcaagggaaaaAAACCAACCTTAAATATGTCACTTCTTGGTAAACTGAAATTCctgctttcttatttattttgaagaaattatttcagATCATAAGGAGGTAGATTATTAGCCTTCTTACTTTCTTCTTGGCCTTAGAAGCACTAGACAGAATATACTCTAGGAGATAGTGTCAATGTCGCAATTTCTTTTAGGCTCCAGAATAGTGCTTGGTACTTTTAACTTCACTTCAAAATTCAGAAGTTAGAATATGTGTAAAAGGCACATATTCTTAAATGTTAATATGTTTTCATTTGCAGAGGTGAAGTGGTTGGGATGAAAAGGAAATGTACAAATCTATACTTCTTATTCCAAGCTCATGTATTTTCACATCTCTGAATTATATGACAATATTcaagtttttaaatgtatattaccTATTGATTAGTGTCATAATTTGGTTAGTCAAAGTAATTCTTACAAAGTTGTGTTCTCATTTTTGATTCACATTAAAACTTACTAATTGACTTGTCCAAATTGTCAAACTTATCAGCAATAAATTCAGCCTTTGAAATGAAGCCTTTATTGATACTGAGACTATCCAAAATTTcatccttttaatttatttttgtttttcttgcaaaatatatgtaaaatccTGATGTTATAAAGTTTGACATCTTCATTTGAAGCTGGAGTATTAGTTGATTTCAATACACTCCTGTAAACTCTCAATGACTATGACAATAATATGAAAAGACTCATTTGAATTCAGTAGTATCAATTTGTGGATTGTGTTCTTTGTCCTCCAGATCATCTTGAGACCATAGTCTACGAAATATAGCTCAAGGCTATTCACACATGGTCTTCTTTTCCTTAAAGAGTGCTTTAAGaacattctttcatgtttttccaaatatttaataTTCCTTTTGATAAAATCTGTTGAAGCTAGAAATAGCTATTTTCCCCATTTCTATGGTTTTCTCAAATCTAATTTtctagaaattatataaaattctgaGATAATGTACACTTTGCTGAAATTACTCTCTTGCTGTTTTAATCCTGTTGGGAATGAGCTCTGTATTTTGGTTGTTCACTTCAATGAGACCACAGCCCCTCCTCTTGTACATCTTCTAGAAGCTTTAGAAATCTGGACCATCCTTTGACATCTAAAATAGTTCACAATGgcaatctctcttcctctcaagttgTGGTTAGTTAGATGGCAAATGTCAGTGAAATGTTAACTATGTCTTATGTAAAACCAGTGAATGTGTTGTCATATACCCTTGACTCTAATTCTGAATATGCTCTCATATTGTCCTAACCTGCTTGTCTAAATTAGGAGTATATAACCTTTCAAGGGTTTTTAAAGAATTCAGTGTCTAATGAATGTAaagcacatgaaataaacatACAATGTGTGAAGGACAGATAGGAAGGAATGAGAGGAAGaacaggggaagggagaaggtaACCATTATCTCCATCAAAATAGAAGACAGAGCTGTACTCTGACAACACTCAGTCATCTAAAATGGCTCATGACAAAAGTATTttagagagaggaaagatggaCCCCCTTCGATTGTAATGTTTCTTGAGGAAAGAAatgtagcacatgcctttatttgTTTAGATCCAGGGTCAAAACCACTGTAATGATTGCCCTTTGGATTTGGGTATTTCATGAGTAGTGGCTTTTTAGCTTATTATTAGGGTATATATAGGTGATGCTTTTGGGAATAGTTGAGATGGAGAAAACTTTCCTTGTGAAACTTGGGGTAAGCAAGTGTAGATCAGGAGGCTGAGTTTCATCACAATGCACTATAGAAACAGTTATTTAACGACATTTATAAACATTGTAGGGATCCAGGGGTTGTTAAGTGAGGAGTAGTTTCCTTCTTGTAGTGATTAAATGCCTTTAACACATGTGCATCTCTAACTTCACCCCAGAAGGAGATTgaataaaaaaagtattttcaatgcAGGGAGTTGAGACTTTACCATTTCCTTGTTTGTAAGCATTTTGAAGATAAATTTATGcaaagaaactagagaaacaGTTCTAGAATCTTCCacagtctttttctctttttactttcttgatttatttcattgaaattttgCTGGATACATTCACATAGCTTGTGGGCTTTTTTGAGAGTTGAACAATGGAACCATGGGTGATACTATAATGCATAAAGTCAAAACTGCTATCAAAGCTACATCAGTCCTACCTCAGCTCCTTGAGTTGTTGtttaaatgaatgagaaaacacATGCATCTTTCTCTCCTTGGGGAAAAATTTATTTTGCTGCTACATATAGGAGAGGAATCTTTCAAAGTCAATAAGAAAACACTCTATTTTGTGATCTAAATTCACAAGAGAGAAATTGAAAGGAGATATGTGTAGGTCCTTTGACAGGGGATGAAAATAGTACATTGCTACTTTTGTAACCTCTATTTAAACCTTTAGTCTCATTTAGAAGAGGAGTAAAGATCTTCCAAAAAGatatatttagtttttatatgAGATCAGGAATGTTCATTGTAGTACGATAGTAAACTAAATACTTATTTTCTATTCCCCCAGAAATCTACAAAGAATGGGCGCTGGGAATCATTCTTCAGCAGTTGTGTTTGTCTTGGTGGGATTAACACAGCAGCCGGAGCTCCTGCTGCCCCTCTTCATTCTGTTCCTGGGTATCTATGTGGTGACAGCAGTGGGGAATTTGGGCATGATCCTGCTCATCACAATCAGTCCACTGCTGCACACTCCCATGTACTATTTCCTCAGCAGCTTATCCTTTGTTGATCTCTGCTATTCCACTGTCATTACACCCAAAATGCTGGTGAACTTCCTTGGGAAGAAAAATGTGATTGTCTACTCAGAGTGCATGGCCCAGCTCTTTTTCTTTGTCATCTTCGTGGTGGCTGAGGGTTACCTACTGACTGCCATGGcatatgaccgctatgtggctaTCTGCAGACCATTGCTGTATAATGTGATCATGTCCTCTAGACTCTGTTCACTGTTAGTGCTGGTTGCTTTCATCTTAGGCTTTATGTCTGCCTTAGCACACACAAGTGCTATGATGAATCTGAGCTTCTGTAAATCACACATCATAAGCCATTATTTCTGTGATGTTCTTCCCCTCCTAAACATCTCCTGCTCTGACACAAAGCTGAATGAGCTTCTTCTATTTATCATTGCAGGCTTCAATACCTTGGTGCCCACCCTAGCTGTTGCCATCTCCTATGTCTTCATCTTCTACAGCATCCTTCACATCAAATCATCAAAGGGCAGGTCCAAAGCATTTGGAACCTGCAGTTCTCATCTCATGGCTGTGGGGATCTTCTTTGGGTCTATCACGTTCATGTATTTCAAGCCTCCTTCAAGTAACTCTCTTGAGCAAGAGAAGGTGTCTTCTGTGTTCTATACCACAGTGATCCCCATGCTGAACCCATTAATATATAGTTTGAGGAACAAAGATGTAAAGAAAGCTTTGGGCAGATTTCTAGCAAGGAGATAAGTCTTACATTAGACATATGATGCATGGTAGAAGTGAATTGTTctaatgcaaatatattttttctattcatgtttatttctctcttgaaATATTCAGCATATCTATGCTGGTGATACCGGGATTGATCTCAGAGCATTTTGTATTTTAGGAGAACTATATGATGTGGCTATACCTAATATCCATTGTGGGGCTCCGGCCAGTGGAGCCCACACTTCGTGGATggtctcggactggagattattgacaACCTGTTGAGATAAGCGggtgggagagacacagagagatgacaccaagaaaactttatcaaggtgtactttactttgggtgcagagtgtttttatagtaaggcaaaaatgaaaccaacaataatcaaacttttaacataaacatgagactggcggaagggacttcaaaggcaattctGGAAGAGGTGAGCAGTCTTTGATCTCCAGCAGTCAGTGTTTTCGCTCCACAGGTGAGCAGCTGTAGTCCAGGGCCCATGGCATTCTTTCGCTTTCGAAAAATGCCTTACCATATAGAGTGATTCAATTTTTCagcaaaatagaaaatgattttataaacatCATATCATTGTTTTGACAGAAAAactgaacttttaattttttttttttttttgctgggagGAGTTGAGAACTTTTTTCTACTATATAAAAAGAATGATGTGGCAGATTTCCTTTAATCTGAATCTTATCATCCTAATATTCAGTGTTGGTTACTGAAATGTTTCTATGTTTGGAGTTCAGTAGAAGTTTGTGTGGTCTCAGGGACCATTTCAGGATACAGAAATAACTGTGACTGGCTTTTTCAAACAGGCTCAATAGAAGTAAGCTCAGCTTCTTTAATTCAAGATTGCAATGACTGTGTTCATATTTGGATGATAtaattttatctcctttctccCTATCTTCAAGGTCATTATTATCCTTCTTTACCTCCATCTGTAATGTTTCCTGAGTCTTAAAGCTGATAGTAGTACAAATGACTTGATAAGATTTCAGCCCTTACCTATCACTTTCCCCCAGGATTTTCATTGTTCAGTGTAAATGGAAACTTCTCTAATTGGTGCAGAGAACATTTTTTGCCTAAGGttataaacaaaatagaagacaGCTTGTAATTATGActatttggaaaataaatattagTACTTATCATCACAGAACTGATCAGTAGACTACTAATGGAATTTGGAGTTTAGGGAGCCACTCTCTTCAGTAGTATTAGCACATTGGCCACGAAATTTCAAAACATTGTTCTAACCTGTGTTAGATGCAAATCAATTGTTTCTGACCATaaccagaggaaagaaaaatgtatagatAATGTGAAAAGAGATTGTTAGGGGAAAGAGGACTAGATATTAGAAGGACAGAGTTGAGAGAGGCCGaagtataaagaataaaaatgcaaGATGCATAAAACATATGTATgaaatagacaagaaaaaaattgtttatgttttaaaaagaaaacctgcaaTATGAAGGATAGTGGACTTGTCACTAATACTGAATGTTTATAAATACGCAACTGGTTTGTAGGTCACTTACTAGTATGTGAGAAGACATGTCAAATGCacaataaaatcaaaagcaacaCAAGAGAAAAACAGCTGCAGATGCACAGTTTCACTGTGCAGCTTTTGCTCAGTGTAACTTAATATGGTTTTTCTATTCAGATTAGTCAAGATTCTCAACTTCCATTAGGTCCTGACTCTCATGAATCAATAGCTTCTTACCCTAAGACAATGATAAAGAAGTGTATACCCACCTCATCATGATTATTATTAAGTATAAATTGTTATTCAACTAGCTGAAATATAAGGAATCCCGAGAGtataaaaatgaggaaagaaggaaaatagttatttttaattgcagACAATATAATAGCTTACTCCTAAATCCCTAGAGAGTCAGTagtaaaactaaactaaaagttCAGTAAGGTATTGGGAAATAAATTAATACTCAGAATTCAGCAGGAAATATATGTAGCTACAAGATGTAAACCCCACTGTAATGAGGAGACAATAGAATATATGTACAAGTACTGAACAAAAAAGTGAAGAATTTATTTGAAGGAAATTCTCAAATACTCCCAATGGATCCAAAACCAAacttaaataaacaaaccaataaacTTGATAGTTGAATAGAATGTATCAACATTTAAAGATActagtttttaaattaacttaCAAATTTGACAAAACACTAACACAATCTCcataataatttttatgtttcttgccatttatttttacttagggaaacatcacacacacaaatttatccAGAAATTGAAGCACATGAAACTACACTTATTTAAGGAACAAACGTTACTtttgatatacatataaattttggGACTATTGCTGCCGtcaaaatgaaaaacagtttATTATGTTTCATGACTCTTCTTTTGACTTATGCCCATAGACAATTGCTGATATTCACATAGCCACTGTGAACTGGAGATTGGCCTTTCTATAATTCATacaaatagatattttattaatatgtgcTTAAGTTTTCTTTACCAACATAatcatataatattatttataaatccatttttattattttgaattctaTTGTATATATGGATTTATGACAGTATATTTACTTAGTTATTGGTGGTCATCAGGGTATTTTAGTCTATTACAATTAGAGTTGTTATCAGTTGCATAAACAAATACCTAGTTGAAATACTTACATATTGTTTTAAGTGAGCCCTTAGTCATTCTCCAAACAGCCAATCCACTTCtgaatgagaaatattttaaatttttaacactTTATAAGAGTTATTTGGTGTAATTTAAGGtcaaattttgattttatacctttattttgatgttataattttaatgtatgcCTATTTCATGCTTTTTGAATTTGCTCCCAatgaaaaaagatataaaatgtgTTCTCAGGTACACAATAATcctttattttattgtatcaGTTGTTCTAATATTGATGACACTGGTTAATAATTGAATCAGGCAGGGATATACACAAAAGACCCCACATGTCTCTGCCAACTATTGACTATTGGTATGATTTGTTATGAATCAGATTCATTGAGATTTATTCATCTgcattaatgaataaatatactACCAATAACCATAAGAGTCTATTATGTATTAACAGATGTATTAATTTTAGATTAGAATTTTTTCATAAGAattcttatttttacaaaaattcaGAGAATATAGATACTTGAGAAAAGCTCCAAATTTGAGATCTAGATTAAAAGTTCAATGTATCACAAAGCTGTCATCTAAGTTTCTAAAAAGAATTTTAGTAAAGATTTGAAAGCTGTTTTTAAGCAAAATTATATTATGTTGGGTACATTATTATACCCAAGTTACTGAAGAGAATATAATTCTCATAAATTGTGACAGTGAAGCAATTTAAATCACTTCTTTCACCTACTAAATAAATTACATGTTTTTTTGTACGTGGTACAAAACCAAGCTATTTTATTTAGGGCTTAGAGGAGAGTTCTAGGAAAAGACAGCTTCGACAGGGTCTTGCCTTCTCAGTCATCTACTGACTATCAGTACTGGTTCCCTAACACTTCATTGATCAGCATTTTGCTTCCCTCTTTCACCATCTAGTGACCAAGCACTCCATTAATGTTTATTTGTTCAGGAAATAGAAAACACTGCTTATATCATATTTCATCACTTAATGATtgctttttgaaattatttattatgctctttgtgattatattataattatgtcatttctccacccttttcctctccccaagCCCTGCTTATTCTCTTTCTAGTTCATGCCATCTATATTTTATTAACTGCTCTTACATAGGGCTAGTGAATTCATGAATCTTGGAAGGAAACTTGCAACTGCCACTTTACTACATCACTGAAAAATTTAGCTACAGTCTAAAAAGTttttcttatacccacagataataAATACTCTTTaagaaaaggaatataaatataatttttaaaataatgaagtagACAGTATGGCTCAGATCCCATAATTTACTTCACACATGTTATGTAACTCTCACTCAAAAGGATTTGAGATTATCTTCTGGAGAGAAAAGCTTATGAACATACACAGAGTGCATACATTCACAAAGATACAGACAGtctcatatagacacacacacatgcacacacatgcatgcatgcacacacataaacatatacactgtatatttataaataaatagataaataaataagactgtgATTCTACTTGTATATCATTGATGcgcacaccagaaaaggaaatcCACAGAAGAACATAGAAATGGCAGCTTCTGCATAAGGAAAGTGTCTGAAATAACAAATGAATTGCAGCTCAGACTATGAAAAGACATTTATATGTGCTGACAATGTCAAATCCAAATTCAATTTTTCTAGAAATGACAACCAACAGTATCTACCTGCCATTCACAAAGTTTCTTCATCGACTACCTATAAATTCAGTTTCACCACTCCTGGTGTATGACCAACATGAAGTGTTTATAGGTGACTGAAGATATAAGTAATCGCTTTCATTCGTAAGAGCACAAATGGGTCCCATCTAGGTTTAATTTTTCCAATATATTTTAGTTATGATTCATGATTTTTCAGTTATGGTTCAGAAATCACAAATACATGAGAAAGCCATGTGATTGAAATTCTTTGATTTCTGTTAAGTACCCCAAGACCTTGAAATGAAAGCTCATTTATTTCACACATTTAgggaaataatgagaaaaatcagGTGCTGATGAAGTAGTAACTGAGACATAAAAGTACAATGATAGAGATAAGAGTATAAGTCAGGCAAAGGAAGAGAAATTTCCAGATAATTTGTCAATTGGAAAGAGATAGTCCTtgctgataaaataatttattaagtcATCTTCAGTTGTTTGCCCTTAATCTTCAAGATTTCAAAGCAGTGGTGACATTTGTCTTCTCTatttcacagaaagaaaaggcttttgaAGACACTATAGTATTAAACTATTAGGATCTAAGCCTTTCTCTATTGCTTTTTAAACAGAATAGGCCcttgctgtagcattttctttaGAGAACAttttacttccttatttcttAGGCTATAGATCAAAGGATTCAACATAGGTGTCACCAGGTTATTTAAGACCTGAACTGCTGCATTAAGCCAGGGATTGGGGGTAGGCTGGAGGTATATAAGGACCACTGGCATAAAGGCAAGGAGGATGGCAGTGAGGTGGGCACTGCATGTAGAGAAGGCTCTATATCGCCCCTCAGTGGAGCGGATCTGAAGAATGGAGCAAAGGATGAAGCTGTAAGAggtgaggatgaggaagaagcaGCTGAGGGGCATCAGGCCCACACTGATGAGTCCCACCATCTCCAGGACTGATGTATCTGCACAAGCCAGCTTCAGCATCACAGGAATATCACAGAAGTAATAATCCACCTCATTGGGACCACAATAGGGCAACTGGAAGGTGAGAATGGTCAGAAAAGTAGCCTGAATACAGCCAAAAAATGATGTCCCCACAGCCATGATGGCACAGACTCTGTGGTTCATGATTATTGAGTACCTTAAAGGGAAGCATATGGCAATAAAGCGGTCATAAGCCATCACTGTGTACAGGAAACACTCAGTACAGCCAAGAAAATGATAGAAGAAGAGCTGGCACACACAGCCTGCATAGGAGATGGCtctgctgtttcctgagaggtagAACAGCATCTTGGGAGAGCTCACAGAAGGGAAAAATATATCACACACTGACAGCTGGcacaggaagaagtacatgggtgtgtgaagCCGAGTGGAGGAGATAATTGTGAGGAGAATGAGCAAGTTCCCAACTAAGGTAAAGATgtagaaagacaaaaacagaacaaagagcaCGATCTCCACACCCTCTGTGTGGGGGATGCCCAGAAGGATAAACTGAGTCACTACTGAGAGATTCATCATAGCTTTGAGAATGGCTAACTTTAAACCAGAATAGAGATCTCCTAGACATGAACAATGAAATCAAACTAAGAAATTTCTCTCATGCatatgtttttttgttggtttgtttttaacaaaCACACTTATGTTACAGGAGCAGATCTACAttgagaaaaaaacatgaaaacaataaAGTGTATTAGTATAACTGAGGACTTTTAGTTTTTGCTGAGTTGGACAGAAGTCCAACCTTGATTTGAACTTTATTTATGTTGATATTGATatgttaaatattataattaagaTTATAGCACGAGTACAGTTCATTTTATTAAGGActtttcaaagtaaaagaaaacaaacatgaaagagGAGATCAACATCCAAAGAACATTCCATTCAAAAGCGagactctgcttcttcctccttgctctcttgtttcATGTAGAAAATAAGTTAACATTGTATGACTGAAATTTGATGTATGCAGTTTCTG
This window contains:
- the LOC116072802 gene encoding olfactory receptor 8D1, which codes for MGAGNHSSAVVFVLVGLTQQPELLLPLFILFLGIYVVTAVGNLGMILLITISPLLHTPMYYFLSSLSFVDLCYSTVITPKMLVNFLGKKNVIVYSECMAQLFFFVIFVVAEGYLLTAMAYDRYVAICRPLLYNVIMSSRLCSLLVLVAFILGFMSALAHTSAMMNLSFCKSHIISHYFCDVLPLLNISCSDTKLNELLLFIIAGFNTLVPTLAVAISYVFIFYSILHIKSSKGRSKAFGTCSSHLMAVGIFFGSITFMYFKPPSSNSLEQEKVSSVFYTTVIPMLNPLIYSLRNKDVKKALGRFLARR
- the LOC116072692 gene encoding olfactory receptor 149-like — encoded protein: MMNLSVVTQFILLGIPHTEGVEIVLFVLFLSFYIFTLVGNLLILLTIISSTRLHTPMYFFLCQLSVCDIFFPSVSSPKMLFYLSGNSRAISYAGCVCQLFFYHFLGCTECFLYTVMAYDRFIAICFPLRYSIIMNHRVCAIMAVGTSFFGCIQATFLTILTFQLPYCGPNEVDYYFCDIPVMLKLACADTSVLEMVGLISVGLMPLSCFFLILTSYSFILCSILQIRSTEGRYRAFSTCSAHLTAILLAFMPVVLIYLQPTPNPWLNAAVQVLNNLVTPMLNPLIYSLRNKEVKCSLKKMLQQGPILFKKQ